Proteins encoded in a region of the Lepeophtheirus salmonis chromosome 6, UVic_Lsal_1.4, whole genome shotgun sequence genome:
- the LOC121120429 gene encoding uncharacterized protein, whose amino-acid sequence MSRPRVVIDTDPGVDDTCAILLALKYHKLGKIKIEGITVVKGNCSTFHGARNVGRILSTVGVTDVPIYKGCDEALVVIKPREEIYEYHGSDGFNDIEWKEGETFERYLSNEPAYSFINSTITKYPDEVSIVCLGPLTNLALAVKVNPSVANKMKALYFMGGNYQSFGNTPQVAEFNFSMDPESAFVVLDRIKNVPVFVVPWETCDKECMITYKWREEVLGKIDSPAIKLLNLIESANDYGTDYKRKDHWILCDQLIVAALLEPKLIDKVFETPVMVELAGNYTRGQMFPVNKFMAPSIKDRNVKIIQSFNVEALKKFLLESLAN is encoded by the exons ATGTCAAGGCCTCGAGTAGTGATTGATACTGATCCAGGAGTAGATGATACCTGTGCTATTTTACTAGCACTAAAGTATCATAAGCtgggcaaaataaaaattgaaggaatCACCGTCGTAAAGGGAAATTGTAGTACTTTCCATGGAGCACGTAACGTAGGAAGGATACTCAGTACTGTAGGAGTTACCGAT GTGCCAATTTACAAGGGTTGCGATGAAGCCCTAGTTGTTATTAAGCCGAGGGAAGAGATATATGAGTATCATGGTTCTGATGGCTTCAATGACATTGAGTGGAAAGAAGGAGAGACATTTGAACGATATCTAAGCAATGAGCCTGCATATTCCTTCATTAATTCCACCATTACTAAGTATCCCG ATGAAGTCTCCATCGTTTGTCTTGGACCTTTGACCAATTTAGCTCTTGCTGTCAAAGTGAATCCAAGCGTTGCTAACAAAATGAAAGCTCTCTATTTTATGGGTGGGAATTATCAAAGTTTTGGGAATACGCCGCAAGTAGCTGAATTCAATTTTTCCATGGACCCAGAGAGTGCTTTTGTGGTTTTAGATCGCATCAAAAATGTACCTGTATTTGTCGTTCCTTGGGAAACATGTGATAAAGAATGCATGATCACATAT AAATGGAGAGAAGAAGTTCTTGGCAAAATTGACTCTCCAGCCATAAAACTTCTAAATCTGATTGAGAGCGCAAATGATTATGGTACAGATTACAAAAGAAAAGATCATTGGATATTATGCGATCAATTAATCGTTGCTGCATTGCTGGAaccaaaattaattgataaagtaTTTGAAACCCCT GTCATGGTTGAGTTGGCAGGAAATTATACTAGAGGTCAAATGTTTCCTGTTAATAAATTCATGGCTCCTTCTATAAAAGATAGAAATGTGAAAATCATCCAATCTTTCAATGttgaagcattaaaaaaattcttattggAGTCTTtagctaattaa